One segment of Sphingobacteriales bacterium DNA contains the following:
- a CDS encoding SLC13 family permease, translated as MGIALVIFLLLAAVLLFSWERIPPDVVAIGLLTVLLMFHILTPKEAFAAFGSDFVVMLACIFIISTALQHNGVMDWIAQRITFLGKMPPQMLLISLMLLAGAVSAFMNNTTVAAIFLAPTVSVCRQLKISSSKLLMPMAFASLLGGTCTLIGTSTNIAGSELMARSGLSPVAMFEFLPVGIILMLVGVLFMSTIGYRLLPAHADKSVADEYNIRSYLSEIVVLPNSPLIGKRLQDTAKQLGNFNFNILKVIRNKEAIFPEAVFTLQKDDVLLVECNRDELMRIRQQQGIDILGKIINDSDLMGDNLSLAEVVVTPQSPLVGSTIKSINLRNRYGLTALAMHHRNENVIEKIAHMPIRAGDVLLLQGQKDSIERLRSNVEFIVLEEIQTANFPTLRKGWLSLLFFGIAIVCGSLELLPLSGSFLMATLGILAIKAIDIKKIYQYIDWGLLVLIGSMSAFGAAMSNTGADSFLADGIMKILAPFGTLTILGGFMLLTMLLTQPMSNAAAALVVLPVAIQVAHTLGANERTFAIGIILAASVSMITPFEPACIIIFSPGKYRIIDFLKVGGLLTFILWIILMILVPYYWGL; from the coding sequence ATGGGCATTGCGTTGGTTATTTTTTTATTGCTTGCGGCGGTGTTGTTGTTTTCGTGGGAGCGCATACCGCCAGATGTAGTGGCAATAGGTTTATTGACCGTGCTCCTGATGTTTCATATTCTAACGCCTAAAGAAGCGTTTGCTGCCTTCGGAAGTGATTTTGTAGTGATGCTGGCGTGTATTTTTATCATCAGCACCGCATTACAACACAATGGAGTTATGGACTGGATAGCACAGCGGATTACTTTTTTGGGTAAAATGCCGCCGCAAATGCTATTGATAAGTTTAATGCTGTTGGCGGGTGCGGTGTCGGCGTTTATGAACAATACCACCGTAGCCGCTATTTTTTTGGCTCCTACGGTGAGCGTGTGCCGCCAGCTCAAGATCAGTAGTTCCAAACTCCTGATGCCGATGGCTTTCGCCTCTTTGCTCGGCGGCACTTGCACCCTTATCGGCACTTCTACCAATATTGCGGGCAGCGAACTGATGGCGCGCAGCGGGCTGTCTCCCGTTGCTATGTTTGAGTTTTTGCCCGTAGGCATTATACTCATGTTGGTAGGCGTACTGTTTATGAGCACTATCGGCTATCGTTTGTTGCCTGCCCACGCCGACAAAAGCGTCGCAGATGAATACAATATCCGCTCTTACCTGAGCGAAATAGTAGTACTGCCTAACTCGCCCCTCATCGGCAAACGCTTACAAGATACCGCCAAACAATTGGGTAATTTTAATTTTAATATCTTAAAAGTCATTCGCAACAAAGAAGCTATTTTTCCGGAGGCAGTATTTACTTTGCAAAAAGATGACGTATTGTTAGTAGAGTGCAATAGAGACGAATTGATGCGCATTCGTCAGCAACAAGGCATTGATATTTTGGGAAAAATCATCAACGACAGCGATTTGATGGGCGACAATTTATCGTTGGCGGAGGTGGTGGTTACGCCGCAGTCGCCCTTGGTGGGTAGCACTATTAAGAGTATTAATTTGCGCAATCGCTACGGACTCACCGCTTTGGCAATGCACCACCGCAACGAAAACGTAATAGAAAAAATTGCACACATGCCTATCCGTGCCGGCGATGTATTGTTGTTGCAAGGGCAAAAAGACAGCATAGAACGCCTGCGCAGCAATGTGGAATTTATTGTTCTGGAAGAAATTCAAACTGCCAATTTTCCTACTTTGCGCAAAGGCTGGCTGAGTTTGTTGTTTTTCGGAATAGCCATTGTATGCGGCTCTTTGGAACTGCTACCTTTGAGTGGTTCTTTTTTGATGGCTACTTTGGGCATACTCGCCATCAAAGCCATTGATATAAAAAAAATCTATCAATATATAGACTGGGGTTTGTTGGTGCTGATAGGCTCAATGAGTGCTTTTGGCGCAGCTATGAGCAATACCGGTGCAGACAGCTTTTTGGCAGATGGAATAATGAAAATATTAGCTCCTTTTGGTACGCTGACAATATTGGGCGGATTTATGTTGCTCACGATGCTGCTCACGCAACCGATGTCAAATGCCGCCGCTGCTTTGGTGGTGCTGCCCGTAGCCATTCAGGTGGCGCATACTTTGGGTGCTAATGAACGCACCTTTGCTATTGGTATTATTTTGGCGGCATCGGTATCTATGA